The proteins below are encoded in one region of Anguilla anguilla isolate fAngAng1 chromosome 3, fAngAng1.pri, whole genome shotgun sequence:
- the cryaa gene encoding alpha-crystallin A chain, which yields MDIAIQHPWFRRGPGPLYPTRLFDQFFGEGMFDYDCFPYMAPTISPYYRQTLFRNFLESSNSGISEVRSDRDKFTVHLDVKHFSPDELSVKVVDDYVEIQGKHGERQDDHGYISREFHRRYRMPSSVDQLAVICTLSSDGLLTFCGPKVSTGTDSNRSDRNVPVTREDKANPAPPSS from the exons ATGGATATAGCGATCCAGCACCCCTGGTTCAGACGCGGCCCGGGACCCCTGTACCCCACCCGCCTCTTCGACCAGTTCTTCGGGGAGGGCATGTTCGATTATGACTGCTTCCCCTACATGGCCCCCACCATCAGCCCTTACTACAGACAGACTCTCTTCCGGAACTTTCTGGAATCCTCCAACTCCGGCATCTCTgag GTGAGGTCCGACAGGGACAAGTTCACTGTTCACCTGGACGTGAAGCACTTTTCCCCCGATGAGCTCAGTGTCAAGGTGGTGGATGACTATGTTGAGATCCAGGGCAAAcatggagagagacag gATGACCACGGCTACATCTCCCGTGAGTTCCATCGCCGTTACCGCATGCCCTCGAGTGTGGACCAGTTGGCCGTCATCTGCACGCTGTCCTCCGACGGCCTCCTGACCTTCTGCGGACCCAAGGTCTCCACGGGAACGGACTCCAACCGCAGTGACCGCAATGTCCCAGTCACCCGTGAGGACAAGGCCAACCCCGCTCCGCCTTCCTCTTAA